From a region of the Paenibacillus segetis genome:
- the deoB gene encoding phosphopentomutase, with translation MLNNNNFNKITVIVLDSVGIGELPDAKKYGDEGAHTLGHILEKVPQTKLPNLQKLGLGNIATLPNLSPVESPMASYGKMAEVSTGKDTMTGHWELMGLKINTPFQTYPDGFPRDLIARFEAETGRKMIGNKPASGTEILDELGAEHMRTGAWIVYTSADSVFQIAAHEEIIPLSELYRACEIARRLTLEPEHTVGRVIARPFVGTPGDFKRTPNRHDYAVKPPEPTVLNALKNAGKDVVSVGKINDIFSGEGITASHPTKSNSHGIQETITLMGQDFTGLLFTNLVDFDSLYGHRRDPEGYARALEEFDAALPDLLSKVGDQDLLVITADHGNDPIHAGTDHTREYVPLLVYNPALTQTVDLGIRATFSDLAATIADNFGINGSGHGRSFLKQLK, from the coding sequence ATGCTAAATAATAACAATTTCAATAAAATTACTGTAATTGTACTTGATAGTGTTGGTATAGGAGAACTACCCGATGCAAAGAAATATGGGGATGAAGGTGCTCATACACTGGGTCATATTTTAGAGAAAGTTCCTCAAACGAAGCTGCCTAATCTTCAGAAGTTAGGTCTCGGCAATATTGCCACGCTACCCAATCTAAGTCCGGTAGAGTCACCTATGGCTTCTTATGGCAAAATGGCGGAAGTTTCTACAGGTAAAGATACGATGACAGGACACTGGGAACTGATGGGTCTTAAGATTAATACTCCCTTCCAGACTTATCCAGATGGGTTCCCACGGGATTTGATCGCGCGGTTCGAAGCAGAGACTGGACGTAAAATGATTGGTAATAAACCAGCCTCCGGGACTGAAATACTCGATGAACTGGGCGCAGAACATATGAGAACGGGAGCTTGGATTGTATATACTTCCGCAGATAGTGTATTTCAAATTGCAGCACATGAGGAGATCATTCCGCTTTCAGAGTTATACCGTGCTTGTGAAATAGCTCGTCGACTTACACTGGAACCGGAGCATACCGTGGGAAGAGTCATTGCCCGTCCTTTCGTTGGCACACCAGGGGATTTCAAGAGAACGCCAAATCGACACGACTATGCAGTAAAACCGCCTGAACCAACAGTTCTTAATGCCCTTAAAAATGCAGGGAAGGACGTTGTTTCTGTCGGGAAAATCAACGATATTTTTAGTGGGGAAGGCATTACTGCATCCCATCCGACAAAGAGCAACAGTCATGGCATCCAGGAGACGATTACTCTAATGGGTCAGGACTTCACGGGTCTACTATTTACGAATTTAGTTGATTTCGATTCCTTATACGGCCATCGCCGTGACCCTGAGGGATATGCGCGTGCACTAGAAGAATTTGATGCTGCATTGCCGGATTTGCTGAGCAAGGTAGGGGACCAAGATTTACTTGTTATTACAGCGGATCACGGAAATGACCCGATTCATGCGGGTACCGACCATACACGGGAATATGTTCCGTTGCTTGTATACAATCCGGCGCTAACTCAAACTGTTGACCTCGGTATTCGCGCGACATTCTCGGACCTCGCAGCGACGATTGCCGATAACTTTGGAATCAACGGAAGTGGACACGGTAGAAGCTTTCTAAAACAATTGAAATAA
- a CDS encoding purine-nucleoside phosphorylase, protein MTILTQDMIKEAAQYIQSKSPVTPQIGLILGSGLGVLAEHIEEPISIAYQDIPHFPQSTVEGHAGELLVGSLQGVPVVLMKGRFHMYEGYGPELTAFPVRVMKELGVSKLLVTNAAGGINTSFAPGDLMLISDHINLTGKNPLIGPNDSEMGPRFPDMSQAYSRKLRDTAKKVASEKNVPLQEGVYVGLLGPTYETPAEIVMLRTLGGDAVGMSTVSEVIVARHAGIEVLGISCISNMASGILDQPLSHHEVMETTDRVREKFLSLVLSIIPEM, encoded by the coding sequence ATGACAATTTTAACACAAGATATGATTAAAGAAGCAGCACAATATATCCAATCTAAATCACCGGTTACGCCACAGATTGGACTTATACTTGGATCCGGTCTTGGTGTGCTAGCTGAACATATTGAAGAACCGATAAGTATCGCTTATCAGGATATTCCGCATTTCCCTCAGTCCACGGTTGAAGGACATGCCGGAGAATTATTGGTTGGATCGCTTCAAGGTGTACCTGTTGTACTCATGAAGGGTCGTTTTCACATGTACGAAGGTTATGGACCTGAGCTGACCGCTTTCCCTGTACGTGTCATGAAAGAGCTTGGCGTATCGAAACTGCTTGTAACGAACGCTGCAGGCGGTATTAATACGTCATTTGCTCCAGGGGATTTGATGCTTATTTCGGATCATATTAATTTGACGGGGAAGAACCCCCTGATTGGACCAAATGATAGTGAAATGGGTCCAAGGTTCCCGGACATGTCACAGGCATACAGCCGTAAGCTTCGGGATACGGCCAAGAAAGTCGCAAGTGAGAAGAATGTACCACTTCAGGAAGGTGTCTATGTTGGCCTTCTGGGCCCTACCTACGAGACGCCAGCGGAAATTGTAATGCTTCGTACTCTTGGCGGTGATGCAGTGGGTATGTCGACTGTTTCCGAAGTCATAGTGGCAAGGCATGCAGGAATTGAAGTGCTGGGTATTTCATGTATTAGTAATATGGCTTCTGGTATCTTAGATCAACCTTTGTCCCATCATGAAGTGATGGAAACGACCGATCGAGTTCGGGAGAAGTTCCTAAGTCTTGTATTGTCAATCATCCCTGAAATGTAA
- the xerD gene encoding site-specific tyrosine recombinase XerD, translated as MEQHVASFITFLEDQKGLSGATLESYSRDLKQYVAYLQEREADSLLDVTRTGILLYFSAMKERGKAPATITRASVSLRAFFQYLVRERIIDQDPFLMMDMPKSEKKPPQILTIEETERLLEMPDVNHPLGMRDKAMLELLYATGIRVSELISLNVEDVNTSLRFVRCSGGAGKERIIPIGSVTAGWIERYLNESWTHLSPEVGSQGPLFLNRRGVAISRQGFWKIIKKYGQEAGFTAAITPHTLRHSFAAHLLSGGADVRSVQEMLGHSDVSTVQVYLNITKPNIKSVYDSYHPRAKNALTSNGDNLTN; from the coding sequence TTGGAACAACATGTTGCCTCTTTTATTACATTTTTAGAAGATCAGAAGGGACTCAGTGGAGCGACTCTGGAATCATACTCCAGAGATTTGAAACAGTATGTGGCTTACTTACAAGAGCGAGAAGCGGACAGTCTTCTGGATGTGACCCGAACAGGAATTCTGTTATACTTTTCAGCGATGAAAGAAAGAGGAAAAGCCCCCGCAACGATAACTAGGGCCTCGGTTTCACTTCGAGCTTTCTTTCAATATTTAGTTCGAGAACGAATCATTGATCAAGACCCTTTTTTAATGATGGACATGCCTAAGAGTGAAAAGAAGCCACCACAAATTCTAACGATCGAGGAAACAGAAAGGCTACTTGAAATGCCTGATGTGAATCATCCTCTAGGTATGAGGGATAAGGCAATGTTGGAGCTGTTGTATGCGACGGGAATCCGGGTATCTGAATTAATCTCATTAAACGTGGAGGATGTTAATACAAGTCTTCGTTTCGTACGCTGTTCTGGAGGAGCTGGGAAAGAACGAATCATACCCATTGGAAGTGTGACTGCTGGATGGATAGAAAGGTACTTGAACGAGAGTTGGACACATCTGAGTCCAGAAGTAGGTAGCCAAGGGCCCCTGTTTCTTAATCGTCGCGGAGTAGCTATCAGTCGGCAGGGTTTCTGGAAAATTATTAAAAAATATGGTCAGGAAGCGGGATTTACAGCCGCTATTACTCCCCATACACTACGACATTCTTTCGCCGCTCATTTACTTTCAGGTGGAGCTGATGTGCGGTCAGTTCAGGAAATGCTGGGACATTCAGACGTGTCGACGGTACAGGTTTATTTGAACATAACGAAACCGAACATTAAGTCTGTGTACGATTCATATCATCCCCGGGCGAAGAATGCTTTGACGTCTAATGGGGATAACTTAACTAACTAG